Part of the Tolypothrix sp. PCC 7910 genome, GAAAGATGCGGTTGGGGAGATCCAGCTTTTGATTTAGGTACGCTGATCGGTAGCTATCTGCACATCTGGCTGAGTAGCATGATTACCAGCAAAACCATGAGTATTGATGAATCTTTGCGGATAGCGACAACTCCCTTGGAAGCTATGCAACCTTCTATTGCTGCTTTAGCGATCGCATATTTAAATCACTTTCCAGAAATCTTAGAACATCGTCCTGACTTTGTAGAGCGAGTCGTACAATTTGCTGGTTGGAATTTGATTATCGCTATTCAATCAACCCTGCAATATCAAAAGTCTTTCGGTAATACGGGTATTTGTATGCTGCAAGTGGCTAAATCTTTGTTATGCCGTCCAGCAGCATCAATTCCCACAATCTTTGGTATTTCAGCATCAGAACTTACATCTACAAGCTTATCTCCAGTTTAGAAAAAGATACTTTTGCTCTCACTTTTGCCTTTCATCATCTCTTCCTCGTTAAAGGCTCACAACTATGCAATTACTAGATCCACAGCCTATACAACTGGCAACTATTCCAGAAGCATTGCATAATTCATTGCAAGATATCGTTAATCAAATTCAGATAGAATCCAGATTTTGTATTCGCCATCCCGACTATAAACCTTTAGAAGTACCATCTGAGACACTTCCACGCTTTCAGCAATTGCCCTCAGATGTACAAAATAAATATTTAAACGCGCAATTATCTAATTTCCTTTACGGCATTTATTACAATGGTTCGCTCAAAAGTGCTTTAGCACTTGATGGGGAAACAGCAAATTTAGCAGTTAACCAAAATCTAGAAAATAACACCTTTTTAGGCGTGGATATGGTGTTTTATAACCGCCTCCATGACAGTAACAAAGGCGAAGGCTATTTTAGCCCTGATTGGCTGGTTGTCAAAGAAGAATCAGATGGCGCTTTCGCAGTACATAAGGGTGGTTTAACGCTGCATATTGACCGTACTAAACACCTGCGATCGCCAGATGAAGTTGTAGCTGTAGGGAACCAGGTTGCTATCAAACTGCCGAAAAATTTAGTACAAAACGGCTTTTACATGGCTGTTAGTAATGCAGGTTCTTACAGTGGTGAAAATATAGTCCGAGTCTATTTCAACTTAACTACTGATGGTGCAGTGGCGGTTATGGAAAGCTTGACTACCCAACTCAATGCCATCAATCTGCCTTTTAACTTTAAAGCTTTGTATAACCCTTCAGATTATGGGCGTTATGACTCAGCGGTGCTTTACTTTGACAAAAACAACTATGCAGATGTTCACCCAGTTCTAGAAAGGGTGTATGCAGAACATCAATCCCACTTTTTGCCAGATGTGCCTTTATTTACTAAATTGATTGCACCAGGGTTAGCGATCGCAGAAGAACCAAACCAAAAATTTGGCGAAAAAGAAAGCTTTGGTATGAATCGCTGCCAAATTGTAGCCAATGGTCTGATAGAAGCTTGGCAGCAAGATGATGATTCTCCAGAAGGTCGTTTAGCATCAATTTTTGCACAATTTTCTTTATTGGAAATAGACTTACAGCGTCCTTACCTCAATGCCAAATCAGAGGATATTTACCCAGCTTTAAAGTTATGAAAATTACTAACCTTGCTCCTGTTATTCAGACCCCTGAGTTTCAGCCGCAATTAACTGCGGCCGATGAACTTGCCCTAGCTAATAGTAGATTTGCTCCATCAGATCTACCTTTTTATCGTAAACTGGGGCGGACTAACTTAACTGTAAGTTGTTTAGGACTAGGAGGTGGGGGACATATATCCAGTGAAGATACTCTTTATGCCTTCGATCAAGGCATTAACTACTTTTTCTACTCTAGCGATTTACATCAATATCTTTATAGTTCCATGCGTCCCGCACTCCGGCAATTATGTGGACGTGGTTCTTCCATACGCGAGAAGGTAGTGCTGGCAACTGTTAGTTACATGATTAGAACCCCAGATACCGTATTCACCTATTTATTCGATCAGTTTATTGACCTGGGTATTGACTACATTGATGTGTTTTTTTGGGGCTGGATTGATGAGCACAATCATCCGGCTTTCGAGAAATGTATCAGCGCCTCTGATGATATTCGCGGGCCAAGTTCAGTAACTCAGCGCCAAATAGAGAGAATGTTTGGTATTTCCGAAAAAATGAAAAAAATGGGTGTGGTGCGCTATATTGGCGCTTCTTTTCACGACCATGATTTAGCAAAGCAGTGGTTGAATAGTCCCTTGTTGGATGTCGTTATGGTTAGGCATAACGTGGCACACCGTACTGCCCAAAAAAAGGTTTTCCCACATTTAGATGCCAACGATCCTCATCGTCCAGGAATTGTCACCTTTAAGTCCGCTGGTATGTTTGGCCCCCTTTGGGAACAACCAGCAGGCCTACCAGCTGGTTGTTGGCAACCTTCAGTCCCAGATTTATACCGCTATTCTTTAAGCCAAAACTCTGTTGATGTGGCCTTAGCAGGTTGGCAAACTCGCGAACATGTAGATGCTGCAATTCAAGCTGTACAACAGGGTAAACTTACCCCTGAAGAAATCAACTACCTCAACCTTTACGGGGATTTACACCGCAACCGCATCAAACCTCACGAAATTCCCACAGAACGTTTGCTTGTTGCCAGATAGAAATAACAATTTTATTTGAAGATAATCAAGCCATGACAGAACAATTAGAACAAACTCTAACCCTCAAAGTTTTACCCCAAGAACTAGTCAAACCCCGCCCAGTAAGTGATGCAGAAATATTGGCATATCTGCGTCATTCTGCTAAGTTTGCAGAAGTTGCCGTTGCTGCTGAACGTGAAGCGTTAGTTTTAGCCAACTGCAACCAGTTGGGAATTGAAGTATCTGATGATGAATGGCAAGCTGCTGGTGATGCTTTTCGCTTAGAACGCAAGTTATGGGGAAACGCAGAAACTCTGGCATGGCTGGAGGAACAGCGTATTAGCGTAGAGGAATGGTCACAAGGAATTAAAGTTGCATTGTTAGAAAATAAGCTCAAAGAATATCTCTTTGGTGCAACAGTTGATGGCGCTTATATTTCCAACCGCGACAACTATAGACGAGTGGCCCTATCGCAAATTCTGCTGACTGACTTAGCAACTGCTTGGAAAATCGTACAATTGCTACGGGAAGGAGAAGCTTCTTTCTGTGCTTTGGCATTGGAACATTCTAAGGGTAAGCAATCTCAAGAAAATGCTGGCTTTGTCGGAATTCGCTATTTAGTAGAACTAATACAAGAAATTGCCGAACCTCTTAGCCAAGCTAAAGAAGGCGAAATTATTGGCCCTGTGCAAACAAAAATGGGATATCACGTTTTGAGGGTGGAAAAGTGGTTCCCCATAGAATTGAATCAAGATGTGAGACAACAAATTATGGACTCGTTGTTTGACACATGGTTACAAAATTTGAAAACCTCTCAATATGAGAGTGAATAGAACTCTGTAGGAGAAGGCCGCAAAGCGGCTCAAACCAATGCTCTGCTACACCCCATCTCTCCTCATTTAGTCTTGCTTGCTTCCTTATAGGTAGCAAGCAAGATGCAATTAATGCAGATCATCAGGAGAAAATTATGAGCATAATTTTGGTAGCTAGTAATGCTAGCGAGACTATTAACGGTACAGATGGTGACGATATCCTTGCAGGTTTCGGCGGTAACGACATCATTAATGGTCTCGCTGGTGATGACATCATTGATGGTAGCGATGGTAATGACCGTATTAACGGTGGTTCTGGCAATGATATATTGACAGGTGGTCTTGGCATAGATACGCTGACTGGTGGGGAAGGTAAAGATTCTTTTTTATTTTCTGATAGCCCCTTTTCTGGTGGCTCTACAGCCCTAGCGCCTAACGGTATCCTGGTTTTGAATCAGCCGGATATTCTAATTGACTACCAAATTGGTGAAGATAAACTAGAATTTCAAAAAAGCCAGTTGGATATTGATGTATTCAATTTCCAGAAAGGTAGTAGCAGCAATTTAGCTGGTAATAGTAATGTACTAGTGCTGCTAGACCCGTTTCCCAATGCTGCTGCTGCTGCTAAAGCGATCGCAGATAATAATGCAATTACCAGCGATCGCGGTTTGTTTGTCTATTTCAACACTTCTTTAGGCTTTGCTAGAGTTGTCTATTCCCAAGATTTAAGTGATGGTGGTGCAATCAGCGTTCTAGCCAATTTAACTAATCAAACCGATCCTGCTAACTTGGCACAGTTTTCTTCTGGTAACTTTGCATTGACTTGAGAGTTTTTGGATTTTAGATTGACTCCAACATTTTTTAGGGGGTGCACAGTTGTGCGCCCCCATACCATTGGCAATGAAAAGTGATTACCCAGACATAATATTATGCTGCTTGTGATGATTGTGGCTTGAGCATTTCTGTTTGATAATTATTGTTGACATCAAGTTGTGCCACTATTTCAAATTGCTCAATTTTTTGTTTTAACCAAGCAGTAAATAACTCTCCCAAAATCGTACCCCGTAGTTGCTCATCTAATTGAGGTTTGATAATTTCTTCTACCCAAATTAAATGCGCTCCTTTAGCAGTAATTATGGGTTTGAGAAGTTGTGGCGGATTAGTAGCAAATACTGCTGCTGCTATTTCAGGACGAAAATCATGACGGCGTTTAATACCTTGATAGCCTCCGGCGCGGCGCAATTCTGGATTGTGAATATATTGACGGGCAATTTCTTGGAAATTAATTTCGCCTTCTTGCAGGGCATAAAATAGTTCTAAAGCCAATCCTTCATCATCTAAGATTACTTCATAGGTAACTGCACCAGCATAGTTAAGTTGATTTTCATAAAAAAACTGCTCTACTTTTTCACCAAATAGATGAGTTGCTAATTTAGCCGAAATTAAATTAATTTGTGCTACCTCTTCAAAGTCATCAAGGGAAAGATGATATTTTTCTAGCCATTCCCAAGTATCCTCTGCTTTTAAAAGTTGGTTTGCTAAACGCAAGCTATCGGCTGCTTGTTGGATTTCTTCTGGAATAACTTTAATACCTGCCTCTAACGCTTCATTCATGATAATCTGGCGAGTTGCGATCGCTTCTAAGAGGCTGGGAATTTGACAATTTATTTTAACGTGATGCAAGATATCTTTGCTAGAAATAGTTAAGATTTTAGTCATGACAAAATTCCTCTAATTAGTCAATCATATCTGGGGGTGAAATTATGATTTTTAGTAATTGCACCTTCATTGATATCATCTATCAAGGTTTCCAAATTCCGCTTTATTTATAAGACTCATATTTGATTTTTGAATCTTCCGTAGGATGCGTTAGTAACGCATCAACAACAAATTTAATTCTTTTACCTTGATTACTATATAGTTTCAATACTTTTTCTCTATTGATTATTGCATATAATTAGCCTTCCATAGGTAATAATATTGATTTCCTTTACAATTGCATTCCATCTTTCTGTAGTTGCTTAAATGGGTCTAAGATAAAGTCGATAACACGACGTTGACGAACAATGACTTCTGCTATTGCTGTTTGTCCTGGTGTTAAGTAAATACGTTTATTTCCTGATTCCAGATAAGGCTGCTTCAGAGTAATTTCTAATTCATACATTTCTATTTTTCCTTGATTAGTTTCTTGAACTTTGGAATCAGGTGAAATCCAGCTAACATGACCTTCTAGCACTCCATAATCCTGGAATGGATAAGCATCAAACTTAATTTTTACAGGCATACCTTTCTTCAAAAAACCGCTTTGTTGGCTAGGCATTTGAGCCTTGAGTACATAACCAGTATTTTTCGG contains:
- a CDS encoding T3SS effector HopA1 family protein translates to MQLLDPQPIQLATIPEALHNSLQDIVNQIQIESRFCIRHPDYKPLEVPSETLPRFQQLPSDVQNKYLNAQLSNFLYGIYYNGSLKSALALDGETANLAVNQNLENNTFLGVDMVFYNRLHDSNKGEGYFSPDWLVVKEESDGAFAVHKGGLTLHIDRTKHLRSPDEVVAVGNQVAIKLPKNLVQNGFYMAVSNAGSYSGENIVRVYFNLTTDGAVAVMESLTTQLNAINLPFNFKALYNPSDYGRYDSAVLYFDKNNYADVHPVLERVYAEHQSHFLPDVPLFTKLIAPGLAIAEEPNQKFGEKESFGMNRCQIVANGLIEAWQQDDDSPEGRLASIFAQFSLLEIDLQRPYLNAKSEDIYPALKL
- a CDS encoding aldo/keto reductase; this encodes MKITNLAPVIQTPEFQPQLTAADELALANSRFAPSDLPFYRKLGRTNLTVSCLGLGGGGHISSEDTLYAFDQGINYFFYSSDLHQYLYSSMRPALRQLCGRGSSIREKVVLATVSYMIRTPDTVFTYLFDQFIDLGIDYIDVFFWGWIDEHNHPAFEKCISASDDIRGPSSVTQRQIERMFGISEKMKKMGVVRYIGASFHDHDLAKQWLNSPLLDVVMVRHNVAHRTAQKKVFPHLDANDPHRPGIVTFKSAGMFGPLWEQPAGLPAGCWQPSVPDLYRYSLSQNSVDVALAGWQTREHVDAAIQAVQQGKLTPEEINYLNLYGDLHRNRIKPHEIPTERLLVAR
- a CDS encoding peptidylprolyl isomerase, with amino-acid sequence MTEQLEQTLTLKVLPQELVKPRPVSDAEILAYLRHSAKFAEVAVAAEREALVLANCNQLGIEVSDDEWQAAGDAFRLERKLWGNAETLAWLEEQRISVEEWSQGIKVALLENKLKEYLFGATVDGAYISNRDNYRRVALSQILLTDLATAWKIVQLLREGEASFCALALEHSKGKQSQENAGFVGIRYLVELIQEIAEPLSQAKEGEIIGPVQTKMGYHVLRVEKWFPIELNQDVRQQIMDSLFDTWLQNLKTSQYESE
- a CDS encoding peptidylprolyl isomerase, which codes for MTKILTISSKDILHHVKINCQIPSLLEAIATRQIIMNEALEAGIKVIPEEIQQAADSLRLANQLLKAEDTWEWLEKYHLSLDDFEEVAQINLISAKLATHLFGEKVEQFFYENQLNYAGAVTYEVILDDEGLALELFYALQEGEINFQEIARQYIHNPELRRAGGYQGIKRRHDFRPEIAAAVFATNPPQLLKPIITAKGAHLIWVEEIIKPQLDEQLRGTILGELFTAWLKQKIEQFEIVAQLDVNNNYQTEMLKPQSSQAA